One region of Pseudomonas glycinae genomic DNA includes:
- a CDS encoding HU family DNA-binding protein — MALTKDQLIADIAEAIDAPKTTARAALDQLGQIVADQLENGAEITLPGIGKLKVTERPARTGRNPSTGAAIEIPAKKVIKLVVAKSLTDAVNK, encoded by the coding sequence ATGGCTCTTACTAAAGACCAACTGATCGCCGACATCGCTGAAGCTATCGACGCGCCGAAAACCACCGCGCGTGCCGCTCTGGACCAACTGGGTCAAATCGTTGCCGATCAGCTGGAAAATGGTGCCGAAATCACTTTGCCAGGTATCGGCAAGCTGAAAGTGACCGAGCGTCCTGCCCGCACTGGCCGTAACCCGTCGACTGGCGCTGCCATCGAAATCCCTGCCAAGAAAGTGATCAAGCTGGTTGTGGCCAAAAGCCTGACCGACGCTGTGAACAAGTAA